One window of the Archangium primigenium genome contains the following:
- a CDS encoding TetR/AcrR family transcriptional regulator, which produces MSQKVSQKAEQKQRSHEAILASAATLLRERGIRASSVLDVMKGAGLTVGGFYGHFDSKEQLFTETIRATGRTLWNRLLTRATESGSTRPPALLVLERYLSREHRDHPQTGCPLPSIAPEVAREGEPYQGALEGELAGFMHAFAALVGPGEKARRKALGVFALMYGALSLSRAVKGSRLSDEFLEAARALGTTALSDETRPPPRG; this is translated from the coding sequence ATGAGCCAGAAGGTGAGCCAGAAGGCCGAACAGAAGCAGCGCTCCCACGAGGCCATCCTCGCCTCCGCGGCCACGCTGCTGCGCGAGCGGGGCATCCGCGCCAGCTCCGTGCTGGACGTGATGAAGGGCGCGGGGCTCACCGTGGGGGGCTTCTACGGCCACTTCGACTCCAAGGAGCAGCTGTTCACCGAGACCATCCGCGCCACGGGGCGCACGCTGTGGAACCGGCTGCTCACCCGCGCCACCGAGAGCGGAAGCACGCGCCCTCCGGCGCTGCTCGTGCTGGAGCGCTACCTGTCGCGCGAGCACCGCGACCATCCCCAGACGGGCTGCCCGCTGCCGAGCATCGCCCCCGAGGTGGCGCGCGAGGGCGAGCCGTACCAGGGGGCCCTGGAGGGCGAGCTCGCCGGGTTCATGCACGCGTTCGCCGCGCTGGTGGGGCCCGGGGAGAAGGCGCGCCGCAAGGCGCTCGGGGTGTTCGCCCTGATGTACGGCGCCCTGTCGCTGTCGCGCGCCGTGAAGGGCTCGCGCCTGAGCGACGAGTTCCTCGAGGCCGCCCGCGCCCTGGGCACGACGGCCCTCTCCGACGAGACCCGACCGCCCCCGCGCGGGTGA
- a CDS encoding alpha/beta fold hydrolase: protein MSESLVLLHGSANGAYSWGAVLRGLGPTGARVLAPDMLGYGRAPAPSATYDIAEEVAHLRALIDAEGPGPVHLVTHSLGTLYGLHLRRALGARVTRLTLIDPVLVSVLRDTGEQAGFDEMEGQYQHFMRRLAEAPAAAARGFVEHWNGEGSWEALGERARAVITGLAPRVALEMNQARRDTTPLAWLAEAPPPTHILLGERTRVAPQAVTRQLARAFGATVTVVPGAAHMIPLTHAAQVVRALGSPATA, encoded by the coding sequence ATGAGCGAATCCCTCGTCCTCCTCCATGGTTCCGCCAATGGCGCCTATTCCTGGGGCGCGGTGCTCCGGGGGCTCGGGCCCACCGGCGCGCGGGTGCTCGCGCCGGACATGCTCGGCTACGGCCGCGCTCCGGCGCCCAGCGCCACGTACGACATCGCCGAGGAGGTCGCCCACCTGCGCGCCCTCATCGACGCCGAGGGGCCAGGCCCCGTGCACCTCGTCACCCACTCGTTGGGGACGCTGTATGGCCTGCACCTGCGCCGGGCCCTGGGCGCGCGGGTGACGCGCCTGACGCTCATCGATCCGGTCCTGGTCAGCGTGCTGCGCGACACCGGCGAGCAGGCGGGCTTCGACGAGATGGAGGGCCAGTATCAGCACTTCATGCGCCGGCTGGCCGAGGCGCCCGCGGCGGCCGCGCGCGGCTTCGTGGAGCACTGGAATGGCGAGGGCTCCTGGGAGGCCCTTGGCGAGCGGGCGCGGGCCGTCATCACCGGGCTCGCCCCCCGAGTGGCCCTGGAGATGAACCAGGCGCGCCGGGACACCACGCCGCTCGCCTGGCTCGCCGAGGCGCCGCCGCCCACCCACATCCTCCTGGGCGAGCGGACCCGGGTGGCGCCCCAGGCGGTCACCCGGCAGCTCGCCCGGGCGTTCGGCGCCACCGTCACCGTCGTGCCGGGCGCGGCGCACATGATACCCCTGACGCACGCGGCACAGGTCGTGCGCGCGCTCGGGAGCCCCGCGACAGCATGA
- a CDS encoding NlpC/P60 family protein, whose product MGVDRITSEWARARKQARRTTAAPPAAEAPAPAGVPAPKAARPSGAKTPLLFALDTQASVTRALWGEHVARRAAGLVGRSVIPAKVPNDCSGLVRVAYYAVGVELLHRPRREENAVTAIYRRAEALGAVHRGKPHVGDLIFFRETYDRNADGRRNDGLTHIGIVESVAPTGTVTFVHRVGPGVMRSRVTPRQPAVYSRGGRVLNDLLRREEGGERARLTGELFVGYAAAGRLGALDAR is encoded by the coding sequence GTGGGGGTGGATCGCATCACCTCCGAGTGGGCCCGGGCCCGGAAGCAGGCCCGGCGGACGACGGCGGCCCCCCCGGCGGCCGAGGCTCCGGCGCCCGCGGGGGTGCCGGCGCCCAAGGCGGCCCGCCCCTCGGGGGCGAAGACGCCGCTCCTGTTCGCGCTGGACACCCAGGCCTCGGTGACGCGCGCGCTCTGGGGCGAGCACGTGGCGCGGCGCGCGGCGGGCCTGGTGGGCCGCTCGGTGATTCCGGCCAAGGTGCCCAATGACTGCTCGGGGCTGGTGCGCGTGGCCTACTACGCGGTGGGCGTGGAGCTGCTGCACCGGCCGCGGCGCGAGGAGAACGCCGTCACCGCCATCTACCGGCGCGCCGAGGCGCTGGGCGCGGTGCACCGGGGCAAGCCCCACGTGGGCGACCTCATCTTCTTTCGCGAGACGTATGACCGCAACGCGGACGGCCGGCGCAACGATGGCCTCACGCACATCGGCATCGTCGAGTCGGTGGCGCCCACCGGCACCGTCACCTTCGTGCACCGCGTGGGCCCGGGCGTGATGCGCAGCCGGGTGACGCCGCGCCAGCCCGCCGTGTACAGCCGGGGGGGCCGCGTCCTCAACGATCTGCTGCGCCGGGAGGAAGGGGGCGAGCGGGCTCGGCTCACGGGCGAGCTGTTCGTGGGCTACGCCGCCGCGGGCCGCCTGGGCGCGCTGGACGCCCGGTGA
- a CDS encoding SDR family oxidoreductase, whose product MSQSFPGQVVLVTGAAAGIGRATALAFAREGLKVVVSDIDAAGGEGTVALIRAAGGEARFIRCDVTRDAEVRALMQGIQEAHGRLDYAFNNAGIEIEKGKLADGTEAEFDAIMNVNVKGVWLCMKHEIPLMLAGGGGAIVNTASVAALGAAPKMSIYAASKHAVLGLTRSAAVEYGKKNLRVNAVCPAVIDTEMFRRAHEADPRKAQFAQSLHPIGRIGTVEEVAAAVLYLCSAGAGFTTGIALPVDGGATCV is encoded by the coding sequence ATGAGTCAGTCATTCCCGGGCCAGGTCGTCCTGGTCACCGGCGCCGCCGCCGGCATTGGCCGCGCCACCGCCCTGGCCTTCGCGCGCGAGGGCCTCAAGGTCGTCGTCTCGGACATCGACGCGGCCGGGGGCGAGGGCACCGTGGCGCTCATCCGCGCCGCCGGTGGCGAGGCCCGCTTCATCCGCTGTGACGTCACGCGCGACGCCGAGGTGCGCGCGCTCATGCAGGGCATCCAGGAGGCCCACGGTCGGCTCGACTACGCCTTCAACAACGCCGGCATCGAGATCGAGAAGGGCAAGCTCGCCGACGGCACCGAGGCCGAGTTCGACGCCATCATGAACGTGAACGTCAAGGGCGTCTGGCTGTGCATGAAGCACGAGATTCCCCTCATGCTCGCGGGCGGCGGCGGCGCCATCGTCAACACCGCCTCCGTGGCGGCCCTGGGCGCCGCGCCCAAGATGAGCATCTACGCGGCCAGCAAGCACGCGGTGCTCGGGCTCACGCGCTCGGCGGCGGTCGAGTACGGCAAGAAGAACCTGCGCGTCAACGCCGTGTGCCCCGCGGTGATCGACACCGAGATGTTCCGCCGCGCCCACGAGGCCGACCCGCGCAAGGCCCAGTTCGCCCAGTCCCTGCACCCCATCGGGCGCATCGGCACCGTGGAGGAGGTCGCCGCCGCGGTGCTCTACCTGTGCAGCGCGGGCGCGGGCTTCACCACCGGCATCGCCCTGCCCGTGGACGGCGGCGCCACCTGCGTCTGA
- a CDS encoding aminotransferase class V-fold PLP-dependent enzyme: MRLPSQRHLFDLPEGLVWLNCAYMSPQSRTVGDAGREAIERKASPWRVRPEDFFAESEALRRLFGTLVEADAEGVALIPSVSYGMAVVAANVPVQVGQRLLVLADEFPSNVYPWRELAQRSGGQVVTVRRPRDGDWTQALLAELDERTALIAVPHVHWTDGGLVDLERVGARAREVGAVLAVDGTQSVGALPLSVARVRPDFLVTAGYKWLMGPYSQGYLYVAPRWRDGRPLEHNWLTRGGSEDFARLVDYRDDFQPGARRFDVGERSNFVLVPMALAALRQVLAWGVEDIQTTLRVLTERVARGAREMRLEVAEEHLRGGHLVGIKRSGGYGAEVASRLAARQVFVSVRGDSLRVSPHLYNSEADVDRLLEELDALV; this comes from the coding sequence ATGCGCCTTCCTTCCCAACGCCACCTGTTCGACCTGCCCGAGGGCCTCGTCTGGCTCAACTGCGCGTACATGTCGCCCCAGTCGCGGACCGTGGGGGACGCGGGCCGCGAGGCCATCGAGCGCAAGGCCTCGCCCTGGCGCGTGCGCCCCGAGGACTTCTTCGCCGAGTCCGAGGCCCTGCGCCGGCTCTTCGGCACGCTCGTGGAGGCGGACGCCGAGGGCGTGGCCCTCATCCCCTCGGTGAGCTACGGCATGGCGGTGGTCGCCGCCAACGTGCCCGTGCAGGTGGGCCAGCGGCTGCTCGTGCTCGCCGACGAGTTCCCCTCCAACGTGTACCCCTGGCGCGAATTGGCCCAGCGCTCGGGCGGGCAGGTGGTGACGGTGCGCCGGCCCCGGGACGGGGACTGGACCCAGGCCCTGCTCGCGGAGCTCGACGAGCGCACGGCCCTCATCGCCGTGCCCCACGTGCACTGGACGGACGGGGGCCTCGTGGACCTGGAGCGCGTGGGCGCGCGCGCGCGGGAGGTGGGCGCGGTGCTCGCGGTGGATGGCACCCAGTCCGTGGGGGCGCTGCCCCTGAGCGTGGCGCGCGTGCGCCCGGACTTCCTCGTCACCGCGGGCTACAAGTGGCTCATGGGGCCCTACAGCCAGGGCTACCTCTACGTGGCGCCCAGGTGGCGTGACGGCCGGCCCCTGGAGCACAACTGGCTCACCCGCGGCGGCAGCGAGGACTTCGCCCGGCTCGTGGACTACCGCGACGACTTCCAGCCCGGCGCCCGCCGCTTCGACGTGGGCGAGCGCAGCAACTTCGTGCTCGTGCCCATGGCGCTCGCGGCGCTGCGGCAGGTGCTCGCCTGGGGGGTGGAGGACATCCAGACCACGCTGCGGGTGCTCACCGAGCGCGTGGCCCGGGGCGCGCGCGAGATGCGGCTCGAGGTGGCCGAGGAGCACCTGCGCGGCGGGCACCTGGTGGGCATCAAGCGCTCGGGCGGCTATGGGGCCGAGGTGGCCAGCCGGCTCGCCGCCCGGCAGGTGTTCGTGAGCGTGCGCGGTGACAGCCTGCGCGTGTCCCCCCACCTGTACAACTCGGAGGCGGACGTGGACCGCCTCCTCGAGGAGCTGGACGCGCTCGTGTGA
- the glgC gene encoding glucose-1-phosphate adenylyltransferase yields the protein MSSKRILGMILAGGQGTRLAPLTSRRSKPAVPFGSKFRIIDFALSNFLNSGVYSVYVLTQFKAQSLTEHIQRGWRFGSGLLADYFITLVPAQMYLYEELGPVWYRGTADAIYQNLHLVNNYNADDVAIFSGDHIYKMNVAHMREVHESSRADITIAAYPTPLAEAHRFGVMQIDGRGRVTDFQEKVKNPPPMPSKPTHALASMGNYIFKRKVLDELLEIDAKTEGSQHDFGKDVLPRALRDGYHIQAYDFHSNPIPGQTQLNTYWRDVGTLEAYHEASMDLVSVNPEFDVFNPEWPLRTAVEFSPPAKFVHESGERMGRALNSMVAGGCIISGGTVRESILSRRVRVNSYSLVERSVLFDEVVVGRHAQIKNSIIDKGVTVPPNARVGYDLAADKARGFTVTDNGITVVPKGYKFE from the coding sequence ATGAGCAGCAAGCGCATCCTGGGAATGATTCTCGCGGGCGGACAAGGCACGCGACTGGCACCACTCACGTCGAGGCGCTCCAAGCCCGCCGTGCCGTTCGGGTCCAAGTTCCGCATCATCGACTTCGCCCTGAGCAACTTCCTCAACTCGGGCGTGTATTCGGTCTACGTGCTCACGCAGTTCAAGGCCCAGTCGCTCACCGAGCACATCCAGCGCGGCTGGCGCTTCGGCTCGGGCCTCCTGGCCGACTACTTCATCACGCTCGTGCCGGCGCAGATGTACCTGTACGAGGAGCTGGGCCCGGTGTGGTACCGCGGCACCGCGGACGCCATCTACCAGAACCTCCACCTGGTGAATAATTACAACGCGGACGACGTGGCCATCTTCTCCGGGGACCACATCTACAAGATGAACGTCGCGCACATGCGCGAGGTGCACGAGTCCTCGCGCGCGGACATCACCATCGCCGCCTACCCCACGCCGCTGGCCGAGGCGCACCGCTTCGGCGTGATGCAGATCGACGGCCGGGGCCGCGTCACCGACTTCCAGGAGAAGGTGAAGAACCCGCCGCCCATGCCCAGCAAACCCACGCACGCGCTCGCGAGCATGGGCAACTACATCTTCAAGCGGAAGGTGCTCGACGAGCTGTTGGAGATCGACGCCAAGACCGAGGGCAGCCAGCACGACTTCGGCAAGGACGTGCTGCCGCGCGCGCTGCGCGACGGCTACCACATCCAGGCGTATGACTTTCACTCCAACCCCATCCCCGGCCAGACCCAGCTCAACACCTACTGGCGCGACGTGGGCACGCTCGAGGCCTACCACGAGGCCTCCATGGACCTGGTGTCCGTGAACCCCGAGTTCGACGTGTTCAACCCCGAGTGGCCGCTGCGCACGGCGGTGGAGTTCAGCCCTCCGGCCAAGTTCGTCCACGAGTCGGGCGAGCGCATGGGCCGCGCCCTCAACTCCATGGTGGCCGGCGGCTGCATCATCTCCGGCGGCACGGTGCGCGAGAGCATCCTGTCGCGCCGGGTGCGCGTGAACTCCTACTCGCTCGTGGAGCGCTCGGTCCTCTTCGACGAGGTGGTGGTGGGCCGGCACGCGCAGATCAAGAACAGCATCATCGACAAGGGCGTGACCGTGCCGCCCAACGCGCGCGTGGGCTACGACCTGGCGGCGGACAAGGCGCGCGGCTTCACGGTGACGGACAACGGCATCACCGTGGTGCCCAAGGGCTACAAGTTCGAGTGA
- the pgm gene encoding phosphoglucomutase (alpha-D-glucose-1,6-bisphosphate-dependent) — protein sequence MAHPLAGKPPPESLLINPERLRAQYFSERPDVREAEQRVAFGTSGHRGSAARRSFNEAHILAVVQAVCDYRAKQGIDGPLFLGMDTHALSEPAQDTTLEVLAANGVQVRYTDRATPTPVISHAILTYNRGRTSGLADGLVITPSHNPPEDGGIKYNPPNGGPADTTITSGMEKRANELLGADNAGVKRVPLERAKASAEVKRYDFITPYVADLRHVVDLDVVRGAKLSIGADPLGGSNLDYWEPIAEHYGLSLQMVNKAVDPTFRFMRVDHDGKIRMDCSSPYAMAGLVELKDRYDIAFGNDTDSDRHGIVTRSVGLMNPNHYLAVAIGYLFSHRSGWKAGAGVGKTLVSSSMIDRVAKDIGRRVVEVPVGFKWFVDGLLDGSLGFGGEESAGASFLRQDGTVWSTDKDGIILDLLAAEILARTGKDPGVHYQELTKKFGAPIYTRIDQPATSAQKAALKKLSPEAVRATTLAGEPITQRLTRAPGNNAELGGLKVVTENGWFAARPSGTEDVYKIYAESFRDQAHLDAVVDEARQIVGEAFTRG from the coding sequence GTGGCCCATCCTCTTGCTGGCAAGCCCCCTCCTGAGTCTCTTCTCATCAACCCCGAGCGTCTGCGCGCGCAGTACTTCTCCGAGCGCCCGGATGTCCGCGAGGCCGAGCAGCGCGTGGCCTTCGGGACGTCGGGCCACCGGGGGTCGGCGGCCCGGCGCTCCTTCAACGAGGCGCACATCCTCGCGGTGGTGCAGGCCGTCTGTGACTACCGCGCGAAGCAGGGCATCGACGGTCCGCTCTTCCTGGGCATGGACACGCACGCCCTGAGCGAGCCCGCGCAGGACACGACGCTCGAGGTGCTCGCGGCCAATGGCGTGCAGGTGCGCTACACGGATCGCGCCACGCCCACGCCCGTCATCTCGCACGCCATCCTCACCTACAACCGCGGGCGCACGAGCGGCCTGGCCGATGGCCTCGTCATCACGCCCTCGCACAACCCGCCCGAGGACGGCGGCATCAAGTACAACCCGCCCAACGGCGGCCCCGCGGACACCACCATCACCAGCGGCATGGAGAAGCGCGCCAACGAGCTGCTCGGCGCGGACAACGCGGGCGTCAAGCGCGTGCCCCTGGAGCGCGCCAAGGCGAGCGCCGAGGTGAAGCGCTACGACTTCATCACCCCGTACGTGGCGGACCTGCGCCACGTGGTGGACCTGGACGTGGTGCGCGGGGCGAAGCTGTCCATTGGCGCGGATCCGCTGGGCGGCTCCAACCTGGACTACTGGGAGCCCATCGCCGAGCACTACGGCCTGTCCCTGCAGATGGTGAACAAGGCGGTGGACCCGACGTTCCGCTTCATGCGCGTGGACCATGACGGGAAGATCCGCATGGACTGCTCCTCGCCCTACGCCATGGCGGGGCTCGTGGAGCTCAAGGACCGCTACGACATCGCCTTCGGCAACGACACGGACTCGGACCGCCACGGCATCGTCACGCGCAGCGTGGGGCTCATGAACCCCAACCACTACCTGGCCGTGGCCATCGGCTACCTGTTCAGCCACCGCTCGGGCTGGAAGGCGGGCGCCGGGGTGGGCAAGACGCTGGTGAGCAGCAGCATGATCGACCGCGTGGCCAAGGACATCGGCCGGCGCGTGGTGGAAGTGCCCGTGGGCTTCAAATGGTTCGTGGACGGGCTGCTGGACGGCTCGCTGGGCTTTGGCGGCGAGGAGAGCGCCGGGGCTTCGTTCCTGCGCCAGGACGGCACCGTCTGGTCCACGGACAAGGACGGCATCATCCTGGACCTGCTGGCCGCGGAGATCCTCGCGCGCACGGGCAAGGATCCGGGCGTGCACTACCAGGAGCTGACGAAGAAGTTTGGCGCGCCCATCTACACGCGCATCGATCAGCCGGCGACCTCCGCCCAGAAGGCGGCGCTCAAGAAGCTGTCGCCGGAGGCGGTGCGGGCCACCACGCTGGCGGGCGAGCCCATCACCCAGCGGCTCACCCGGGCGCCGGGCAACAACGCGGAGCTCGGCGGGCTCAAGGTGGTGACGGAGAACGGCTGGTTCGCCGCGCGGCCCTCGGGCACCGAGGACGTGTACAAGATCTACGCGGAGAGCTTCCGCGACCAGGCGCACCTGGACGCGGTGGTGGACGAGGCGCGGCAGATCGTCGGCGAGGCGTTCACCCGCGGGTAG
- a CDS encoding kelch repeat-containing protein has protein sequence MFARRRWVGVVGLLLGMVLGGGCRLDPEPPPVDPLRSVHNLTPVLDTVEVSAERVRLSGTLTLHARAQDGNVRDLLRYSWTAPAGVFSAATRAQTQWTAPPTPGPVELTVTVTDTLGASVSQTLTVAVLPPNQTPRLEGLTVSPARLEWGSPARLGVVASDGDGDALTYAWEATGCTGTWAEASSATPRFTPHSLPPGGACDCHLGVTVSDPWGGVARGSVGLCVSAFSLPSDGWAAVGGVSGARPGQRATLLRSGEVLLSGGWFESTGWPAEVFNPRTGVSRPTGPMMQLAWRSFHTATLLPSGKVLVTGGGSATAEFYIPETNSWHMTGAMSMGRQGHTATLLPSGKVLVVGGGTDLRSAELYEPDTGRWRRVAPSLLLHTRHTATLLPSGQVLVVGGTNNTGAELFDPETESWTVVSPPATARSRHVAVLLPSGEVLLAGGVQEDKGLREAEVYDPARDTWRPAGTLNQLGSNENAAEVLPSGKVLLVNGSALAELYDPARGTWTSLPLGEARGRELVRLPSGELLLFPETDRGRTSVARFDPVTETWRDSGAPNNDRLRSTATLLPSGKVLVAGQDSTGGTVRLFDPATLTWAPTGAMTHARQGHTATLLASGKVLVVGGTGLHNQNTVTAELYDPARGTWSLAPPPSTLRVFHTATLLPSGKVLVVGGYQGDGGLGTRAELYDPVRGTWSPTGSMGTGRARHTATLMPSGQVLVVGGTPSTTENATAELYDPARGTWSSAGTLTLPRGEHTATWVPSAGGVLVVGGARFNRMVELFDPRTSRWSRRGELLAPRSGHTATLMPSGQVLLVGGTADAPDVELYEPVTGVSRGRAGRIVRSGHQALVVPSGQVLVVGGDNQGSALGLLYTP, from the coding sequence GTGTTCGCGAGACGACGATGGGTGGGAGTCGTGGGCCTGCTGCTCGGGATGGTGCTCGGGGGCGGCTGCCGCCTGGATCCCGAGCCCCCACCGGTGGATCCCCTCCGCTCGGTGCACAACCTCACCCCCGTGCTCGACACGGTGGAGGTCTCCGCCGAGCGGGTGCGCCTGTCCGGCACGCTGACCCTGCACGCGCGCGCCCAGGACGGCAACGTGCGCGACCTCTTGCGCTACTCCTGGACGGCCCCGGCCGGCGTGTTCAGCGCCGCCACCCGCGCCCAGACCCAGTGGACCGCCCCGCCCACCCCGGGCCCCGTGGAGCTGACGGTGACGGTGACGGACACGCTGGGGGCCTCGGTGTCCCAGACGCTCACCGTGGCGGTGCTGCCGCCCAACCAGACGCCTCGCCTGGAGGGGCTCACCGTCTCGCCCGCCCGCCTGGAATGGGGGAGCCCCGCGCGGCTGGGCGTGGTGGCCTCGGATGGGGACGGCGACGCGCTGACCTATGCGTGGGAGGCCACCGGGTGCACGGGCACCTGGGCGGAGGCCTCGTCCGCCACGCCCCGCTTCACCCCCCACAGCCTGCCGCCGGGCGGCGCGTGTGATTGCCACCTGGGCGTGACCGTCTCCGACCCCTGGGGCGGGGTGGCCCGCGGCTCGGTGGGCCTGTGCGTGAGCGCGTTCTCGCTCCCCTCGGATGGCTGGGCGGCCGTGGGCGGGGTGAGTGGGGCGCGTCCGGGCCAGCGCGCCACCCTCCTGCGCTCGGGCGAGGTGCTGCTGTCCGGCGGCTGGTTCGAGTCCACCGGGTGGCCCGCCGAGGTGTTCAATCCGCGCACGGGGGTGTCCCGGCCCACGGGGCCCATGATGCAGCTCGCCTGGCGCAGCTTCCACACCGCCACCCTGCTGCCCTCGGGCAAGGTCCTGGTGACGGGCGGCGGCTCGGCCACGGCGGAGTTCTACATCCCCGAGACCAACTCCTGGCACATGACGGGCGCCATGAGCATGGGCCGCCAAGGGCATACGGCGACGCTCCTGCCCTCGGGCAAGGTGCTCGTGGTGGGGGGCGGCACCGACCTCCGCTCCGCCGAGCTCTACGAGCCGGACACGGGCCGCTGGCGCCGCGTGGCCCCCTCGCTCCTCTTGCACACGCGGCACACGGCGACGCTCCTGCCCTCCGGCCAGGTGCTCGTGGTGGGGGGGACGAACAACACGGGCGCGGAGCTCTTCGATCCGGAGACGGAGTCCTGGACCGTCGTCTCGCCGCCCGCGACCGCGCGCTCGCGCCACGTGGCCGTGCTGCTGCCCTCCGGCGAGGTCCTCCTCGCGGGCGGCGTCCAGGAGGACAAGGGCCTGCGCGAGGCCGAGGTGTATGACCCCGCGCGGGACACCTGGCGCCCGGCGGGGACGTTGAACCAGCTCGGGAGCAACGAGAACGCGGCGGAGGTGCTGCCCTCGGGCAAGGTGCTGCTGGTGAATGGCTCCGCCCTCGCCGAGCTGTATGACCCGGCGCGGGGCACCTGGACCTCGCTGCCCCTGGGCGAGGCGCGGGGCCGGGAGCTGGTGCGGCTGCCCTCGGGCGAGCTGCTGCTCTTTCCGGAGACCGACAGGGGCCGCACCTCGGTGGCCCGGTTCGATCCGGTGACGGAGACGTGGCGCGACTCGGGCGCTCCCAACAACGACCGGCTCCGCTCCACGGCGACGCTCCTGCCCTCGGGCAAGGTCCTGGTGGCGGGACAAGACTCGACCGGCGGCACCGTGCGCCTGTTCGACCCCGCGACCCTCACCTGGGCCCCGACGGGCGCGATGACCCATGCCCGCCAGGGCCACACGGCGACGCTCCTGGCCTCGGGCAAGGTGCTCGTGGTGGGGGGCACGGGGCTCCACAACCAGAACACGGTCACGGCGGAGCTGTATGACCCCGCGCGCGGCACCTGGTCTCTCGCCCCTCCCCCGAGCACGCTCCGGGTGTTCCACACGGCCACGCTCCTGCCCTCGGGCAAGGTGCTCGTGGTGGGCGGCTACCAGGGAGACGGAGGCCTCGGCACCCGGGCGGAGCTGTATGACCCGGTGCGCGGCACCTGGTCCCCCACGGGCTCCATGGGCACGGGGCGGGCGAGACACACGGCGACGCTGATGCCGTCGGGCCAGGTGCTCGTGGTGGGAGGAACACCCTCGACGACGGAGAACGCCACGGCGGAGCTGTATGACCCCGCGCGCGGCACCTGGTCCTCCGCGGGAACCCTCACCCTGCCGCGTGGCGAGCACACGGCGACGTGGGTGCCCTCCGCGGGCGGGGTGCTGGTGGTGGGCGGCGCGCGCTTCAATCGCATGGTGGAGCTGTTCGATCCGCGGACCTCCCGCTGGTCGCGTCGGGGCGAGCTCCTGGCGCCCCGGAGCGGACACACGGCGACGCTGATGCCCTCGGGCCAGGTGCTGCTGGTGGGCGGCACGGCGGACGCCCCGGACGTGGAGCTGTACGAGCCCGTCACGGGCGTGTCGCGCGGGCGGGCGGGGCGGATCGTGCGCTCGGGCCACCAGGCGCTGGTTGTTCCCTCGGGTCAGGTGCTGGTGGTGGGGGGCGACAACCAGGGCAGCGCCCTCGGCCTGCTCTACACCCCCTGA